One Megasphaera elsdenii DSM 20460 genomic window carries:
- a CDS encoding aminotransferase-like domain-containing protein — protein sequence MQFSDLAMNLKASEIRELLKLTTMPEVISFAGGLPAPELFPTEQLKKVDDAILTKDGRAALQYGTTEGYDPLRKQIAARMKQAFMVDCNIDNITITSGSQQGLSMLAQIFINPGDVVLVESPTYLGAINAFKLCKPEFVEVPTDEKGVIPEELEKILAKYGDRVRMMYVIPEFQNPTGITWPVERRKAFMDIVNRYDFPVLEDDPYGELRYDGDKVPSLKSMDTKGNIIFLGSFSKILMPGLRIAWMVADPVIIDKVVKLKQAVDLQASSFGQRQTSYYIDMFDLDEHVAKIKALYKKRRDLMCESMKQYFPEGITFTYPEGGLFTWVTLPEGMDAKELMPKVLAKNVAYVPGGPFYPHGGHANHFRLNYSNMPEDRIVEGIKRLADVLKEELAK from the coding sequence ATGCAATTTTCCGATTTAGCCATGAATTTGAAAGCTTCTGAAATCCGTGAACTCTTGAAACTGACGACCATGCCGGAAGTTATTTCCTTTGCTGGCGGCCTGCCGGCACCGGAACTCTTCCCGACGGAACAACTGAAAAAGGTCGACGATGCCATCTTGACCAAAGATGGCCGTGCAGCCTTGCAATACGGCACGACCGAAGGCTACGATCCCTTGCGCAAGCAGATTGCAGCCCGCATGAAACAGGCTTTCATGGTCGACTGCAATATCGATAACATCACCATTACGTCTGGGTCCCAGCAGGGCCTGTCCATGCTGGCCCAGATCTTCATTAACCCGGGCGACGTCGTCCTCGTCGAAAGCCCGACCTACCTCGGCGCCATCAACGCCTTCAAACTCTGCAAACCGGAATTTGTCGAAGTGCCGACGGACGAAAAGGGCGTCATCCCGGAAGAATTGGAAAAAATCCTGGCAAAATACGGCGACCGCGTCCGCATGATGTACGTCATCCCGGAATTTCAGAACCCGACAGGTATTACCTGGCCCGTCGAACGGCGCAAGGCTTTCATGGACATCGTCAACCGCTATGACTTCCCGGTCCTCGAAGATGACCCGTATGGCGAACTGCGCTATGACGGCGACAAGGTCCCGTCCCTGAAATCGATGGATACGAAAGGTAACATCATCTTCCTCGGCTCGTTCTCGAAGATTCTCATGCCGGGCCTGCGAATTGCCTGGATGGTAGCCGATCCGGTCATCATCGACAAAGTCGTCAAGCTGAAACAAGCCGTCGACCTCCAGGCTTCGTCCTTCGGCCAGCGCCAGACGTCGTACTATATCGACATGTTCGACCTCGATGAACACGTCGCTAAGATCAAGGCCCTCTACAAGAAACGCCGCGACCTCATGTGCGAATCGATGAAGCAATATTTCCCTGAAGGCATCACCTTTACATACCCTGAAGGCGGTCTGTTCACGTGGGTAACGCTGCCAGAAGGCATGGACGCCAAAGAGCTCATGCCGAAAGTCCTGGCCAAGAACGTTGCCTACGTGCCAGGCGGGCCTTTCTACCCCCACGGCGGCCATGCCAACCACTTCCGCCTGAACTACTCCAACATGCCGGAAGACCGCATCGTCGAAGGCATCAAACGCCTGGCCGACGTCTTGAAAGAAGAATTGGCAAAATAA
- a CDS encoding aminotransferase-like domain-containing protein: protein MVKFSEEAKSLHASDIREILKVTENPEIISFAGGLPAPELFPIDEMMKVDVEILKKEGRQAVQYSTTEGYVPLRKQIAKRMKTSFHTDCTYEDIIITAGSQQGLSLLGQLFLNEGDIVLVESPTYMGATTAFAVNFPQFVEVETDDKGMVPEALEAAIEKYGDRVRLMYVIPEFQNPTGITWPLERRQAIMDIMNKHDIPIIEDDPYGELRYEGETMPTLKSLDTQGNVIFLGSFSKIFMPGLRIGWMVAAHDILEKAVMLKQTVDLQTSSFAQRQASYYIDMYDLDAHVKQIRDLYGKRRTLMYDSMKKYFPEGVSFTYPEGGLFTWVTLPEGLDAKAMMPEVIEKKVAYVPGGAFYPNGGNANHFRLNYSNMPEDRIVEGIKRLAEVLKEKIGK, encoded by the coding sequence ATGGTAAAGTTTTCTGAAGAAGCAAAGAGTTTACATGCATCGGATATCCGTGAAATTTTGAAAGTAACGGAAAATCCGGAAATTATTTCCTTCGCCGGTGGCCTTCCTGCACCGGAACTCTTCCCGATTGACGAAATGATGAAAGTCGACGTGGAAATCTTGAAAAAAGAAGGTCGTCAGGCCGTGCAGTACAGCACGACGGAAGGTTATGTGCCCTTGCGTAAACAGATTGCCAAACGCATGAAAACCTCTTTCCATACGGACTGCACTTATGAAGATATCATCATCACCGCCGGTTCCCAGCAGGGCCTGTCCCTCTTGGGCCAGCTCTTCCTCAACGAAGGCGACATTGTCCTCGTCGAAAGCCCGACCTACATGGGCGCTACGACGGCTTTCGCTGTCAATTTCCCGCAGTTCGTCGAAGTCGAAACGGACGACAAAGGCATGGTTCCGGAAGCCTTGGAAGCCGCTATCGAAAAATACGGTGACCGCGTCCGCCTGATGTATGTCATCCCGGAATTCCAGAACCCGACGGGCATCACCTGGCCCTTGGAACGGCGCCAGGCTATTATGGACATCATGAATAAACATGATATCCCTATCATCGAAGACGACCCGTATGGCGAACTCCGCTATGAAGGCGAAACGATGCCGACGTTGAAATCCCTCGATACCCAGGGCAATGTCATCTTCCTCGGCTCGTTCTCGAAAATCTTCATGCCGGGCCTCCGTATCGGCTGGATGGTCGCTGCCCATGACATCCTGGAAAAGGCCGTCATGCTCAAGCAGACCGTCGACTTGCAGACGTCGTCCTTTGCCCAGCGCCAGGCTTCGTACTACATCGATATGTACGACCTCGATGCCCATGTTAAACAGATCCGCGACCTCTATGGGAAACGCCGCACCCTCATGTACGACTCCATGAAGAAATACTTCCCCGAAGGCGTTTCCTTCACCTATCCGGAAGGCGGCCTGTTCACGTGGGTAACCTTGCCGGAAGGCCTCGATGCCAAGGCTATGATGCCGGAAGTCATCGAAAAGAAAGTTGCTTACGTACCGGGCGGTGCTTTCTACCCGAACGGCGGCAACGCCAACCATTTCCGCCTGAACTACTCCAACATGCCGGAAGACCGCATCGTCGAAGGTATTAAACGCCTGGCTGAAGTTTTGAAAGAAAAAATCGGCAAATAA
- a CDS encoding bifunctional riboflavin kinase/FAD synthetase, translating to MEIFHSFQEITGFTGAVVALGTFDGVHRGHQMVMKTAIKRAAACGVKTMVVTFTAHPLSVLCPDKEPLRLATIGQKAEYIEAVGIDGLVLLPMSEHLLQESPEEFCQNLLTYIHPSAIVVGSNFTYGAKAAGNTETMKFFMSQYDIPVVALTLLERPGRTTPISSTVIRRLIQMGHMETAENLLGRPFALTGTIVPGDRRGRTIGFATANMLIPINMAIPPDGVYITELWWDGEGHPAMTNIGDNPTFENQYRRIETHVLDWDADLYGKEVSLRFRKRLRGEETFASADDLVAQMKKDEAATRRFFAKV from the coding sequence ATGGAAATATTCCACTCCTTTCAGGAAATCACCGGCTTTACCGGAGCCGTCGTGGCCCTTGGGACCTTTGACGGCGTCCACCGGGGCCACCAGATGGTCATGAAGACGGCTATCAAACGGGCCGCTGCCTGCGGTGTGAAGACCATGGTCGTCACCTTTACGGCCCATCCGCTGTCGGTACTGTGCCCGGATAAGGAACCGCTGCGCCTGGCCACGATCGGCCAGAAGGCGGAATATATCGAAGCCGTCGGCATCGACGGCCTGGTCCTGCTGCCCATGAGCGAACACCTCTTGCAGGAATCGCCGGAAGAGTTCTGCCAGAACCTGTTGACCTATATCCATCCGTCGGCTATCGTCGTCGGTTCGAATTTCACTTATGGTGCCAAGGCGGCTGGCAATACGGAGACCATGAAGTTCTTCATGAGCCAGTATGACATCCCCGTCGTCGCCCTGACCCTGCTGGAACGGCCGGGCCGGACGACGCCTATCAGCAGCACCGTCATCCGCCGGCTCATCCAGATGGGCCACATGGAAACAGCAGAGAACCTCTTAGGCCGGCCTTTCGCCCTGACCGGTACCATCGTGCCCGGCGACCGGCGGGGGAGGACCATCGGCTTCGCTACGGCCAACATGCTCATCCCCATCAACATGGCCATCCCTCCGGATGGCGTCTACATTACGGAATTGTGGTGGGACGGCGAAGGCCACCCGGCCATGACCAATATCGGCGATAACCCGACCTTCGAGAACCAGTACCGCCGCATCGAGACTCACGTCCTCGACTGGGATGCCGACCTCTACGGCAAAGAAGTGAGCCTGCGCTTCCGAAAGCGCCTCCGCGGTGAAGAAACCTTTGCCAGCGCCGACGACCTCGTCGCCCAGATGAAGAAAGACGAAGCCGCCACGCGCCGGTTCTTTGCAAAGGTTTAA
- the truB gene encoding tRNA pseudouridine(55) synthase TruB produces the protein MIHGIINVLKPTGMSSHDVIGCLRRIYGMKKMGHAGTLDPLAAGVLPVYAGQATRLIEYGDSDVKSYHAEFALGLATDTEDSTGTVVEMAAVPDLSADDVRRILASFTGDIEQAPSKYSAINVNGVKAYKLARQDVDFTLPVRHVTIHDLRLLSFDGRRGTFAVTCSKGTYVRSLIRDLGQALGTCACMTYLVRTQAGLFTIDEAATLEELERDPMAYVRPADMAIQDLKKASCSAKQCAFLLQGRPVPFAGPHLADGDVLRVYGPDQRLMGIARYDGEHHILRPHKMFAEGL, from the coding sequence ATGATACACGGAATCATCAATGTACTGAAACCGACGGGCATGTCCAGCCACGACGTCATCGGCTGCCTGCGCCGCATCTACGGCATGAAGAAGATGGGCCATGCCGGTACGCTGGATCCCCTGGCGGCCGGCGTCCTGCCCGTCTATGCCGGACAGGCGACGCGCCTCATCGAATACGGCGACAGCGACGTCAAGTCGTATCACGCCGAATTTGCCCTGGGCCTGGCGACGGATACCGAAGACAGTACGGGGACCGTCGTCGAAATGGCTGCCGTGCCGGATTTGTCGGCTGATGACGTGCGCCGTATCTTGGCGTCTTTTACAGGCGACATCGAACAGGCGCCGTCTAAATATTCCGCCATCAACGTCAACGGCGTCAAAGCCTATAAACTGGCCCGGCAGGATGTCGACTTCACCCTGCCCGTGCGGCACGTGACCATCCACGACCTGCGCCTGCTGTCCTTCGACGGCCGGCGGGGGACCTTTGCCGTGACCTGTTCCAAAGGGACTTATGTGCGGTCCCTCATCCGCGACCTGGGCCAGGCCCTGGGGACCTGCGCCTGCATGACCTATCTGGTCCGCACCCAGGCCGGGCTGTTCACCATCGACGAGGCCGCGACGCTGGAAGAACTGGAACGGGACCCCATGGCCTATGTCCGGCCGGCCGATATGGCCATCCAGGACCTGAAGAAGGCCAGCTGTTCGGCCAAACAGTGTGCGTTCCTGCTCCAGGGCCGTCCCGTGCCGTTTGCCGGGCCGCACCTGGCAGACGGCGATGTCCTTCGCGTCTATGGACCGGACCAGCGGCTCATGGGCATTGCCCGCTACGACGGGGAACACCATATCCTGCGGCCTCATAAGATGTTCGCAGAGGGATTGTGA
- a CDS encoding DHH family phosphoesterase — MNCSAQEIYTLLRHYDKILLTAHVSPDGDAIGSLLALWHWLQLQGKKAVMVIDDDIDDRYDFLDGLQYINKPDQVETDDSWLTVVLDATGLGRIGQVESLVRGKVLNIDHHISNEHFAQWEYVRTDCAATGEILTYLFDLWHSEWNTAMADALYTAIATDCGFFKFNNTTGHTLRMAAILVDHGARPDFISEHLDARSLEKLKALSKVLEHLELFDDGRISCLSYTPEVLKITGEHTGMYMDYARNVKGSEVAFTVKYVSDKETRVSLRSKGMDVNAVAAVFGGGGHVRAAGCTLDKPLDEAKKLIVKEIEKRL; from the coding sequence ATGAATTGTTCGGCTCAGGAAATCTATACCTTACTGCGCCATTATGATAAGATCCTGCTGACGGCCCATGTCAGTCCCGATGGCGACGCCATCGGCAGCCTCCTGGCCTTATGGCACTGGCTGCAGCTGCAGGGGAAGAAGGCCGTCATGGTCATCGACGACGATATCGACGACCGCTATGACTTCCTCGACGGCCTGCAGTACATCAACAAGCCGGACCAGGTCGAAACGGATGATTCCTGGCTGACCGTCGTCCTCGATGCGACGGGCCTCGGCCGCATCGGCCAGGTGGAAAGCCTGGTCCGCGGCAAGGTCCTCAACATCGACCACCATATTTCCAATGAGCACTTCGCCCAGTGGGAATACGTCCGGACCGACTGCGCGGCGACGGGGGAAATCCTGACCTATCTCTTCGACCTCTGGCACAGTGAATGGAACACGGCCATGGCCGATGCCCTCTATACGGCCATCGCCACGGACTGCGGCTTCTTCAAGTTCAACAATACGACAGGCCATACGCTGCGCATGGCCGCTATCCTCGTCGACCACGGCGCCCGGCCCGATTTCATTTCGGAACACCTCGACGCCCGGTCCCTGGAAAAGCTGAAGGCCCTGTCCAAGGTCCTGGAACACCTGGAACTCTTTGACGACGGCCGCATTTCCTGTCTGTCCTATACGCCGGAAGTCCTCAAAATCACTGGTGAACACACGGGGATGTACATGGATTACGCCCGCAACGTCAAAGGGTCGGAAGTGGCCTTTACGGTCAAATACGTCAGCGACAAGGAAACGCGGGTCAGCCTGCGCTCGAAAGGCATGGACGTCAATGCCGTAGCCGCTGTCTTCGGTGGTGGCGGCCATGTCCGCGCTGCCGGCTGCACCCTGGATAAGCCGCTGGATGAAGCGAAGAAACTCATCGTAAAGGAAATCGAAAAGCGCTTATGA
- the rbfA gene encoding 30S ribosome-binding factor RbfA, translating into MGELRVRKIQEFIKQEVSKMLLNELKDPRIGFVTVTDARITGDLRDATVYVSLFGSDEAKQETLKALKRATGYIRTEVGKRLGIRYSPTIVFKEDTSLDYGMKIDKILRDIEKKD; encoded by the coding sequence ATGGGAGAATTACGAGTACGCAAGATACAGGAATTTATCAAACAGGAAGTATCGAAGATGCTCCTGAATGAATTGAAGGATCCGCGCATCGGTTTCGTCACCGTCACCGATGCCCGCATCACCGGCGACCTGCGCGATGCCACGGTCTACGTCAGCCTCTTCGGCAGCGACGAAGCCAAGCAGGAAACGCTGAAGGCCCTGAAGCGCGCCACCGGCTATATCCGCACAGAAGTCGGCAAGCGCCTGGGCATCCGTTATTCGCCGACCATTGTGTTTAAAGAAGATACGTCCCTCGATTACGGGATGAAAATCGATAAAATTCTTCGCGACATTGAAAAGAAGGACTGA
- the infB gene encoding translation initiation factor IF-2 has translation MTKRVYEAAKEYGVPAKTVIKTLEDHHIKAGNFTGIDANMKSILDASFKKGAKGEAQRGQKQENKQTGEGTSRKVNETSRQNKNKKQGNTPKQNNQNHDKKRQNQGNAQNQPNRAAKNSQGQNQGNRPQNSHKGGNNAGQNTQGQQGDSKRTKYFGHSQGGNDGNNRNNSKNKRGGQNNRNNNKNNGSRPHTLLSNVLNKGKHNKNKRNQKHQAPVASEAPKKKNYPTSVELPETIIVKDFAERLGRDVGEVMKKLLMGGIMATINQELDFDTASLIADEFGVTVTKEAPPEDPTEIEEIIDPPETLKTRPPVVTIMGHVDHGKTSLLDAIRQTNVTSHEAGGITQHIGAYQVRYEGKKITFMDTPGHEAFTAMRARGAQVTDIAVLVVAADDGVMPQTIESINHAKSAGVPIIVAINKIDKESANPEHVMQQLTEYGLISEDWGGDTIMVPVSAHKKIGLDDLLENILVLAEVQDLKANPNRPAQGVVIEAKLDKGRGPVASVLIQKGTLRVGDTIIVGTCFGKVRAMNNERGERVKKAEPSIPVEILGLNDVPEAGDILNVTDEKTARSVAEKRLEKKRSSELHVNAKVTLDDLFNQIQQGELKELPLIIKGDVQGSVEALSQSLMGIKSDEVRIAIVHSGVGAINESDIMLASASNALIIGFNVRPDAAARKMAEHEKVDMRMYRVIYDAINDVEAAIKGMLEKKYEEKIVGRAEVRKVITTPKVIVGGSYVKEGKITSTSKIRLIRNGIVVHEGEIDGLRRFKDDVKEVAAGYECGITLEKYRDIKEGDEIEAYEMVEVEPE, from the coding sequence ATGACGAAACGAGTATACGAAGCCGCAAAAGAATACGGCGTTCCCGCAAAGACAGTAATCAAGACGCTGGAAGATCATCACATCAAAGCCGGCAATTTCACCGGCATTGACGCCAATATGAAGTCCATCCTCGACGCATCCTTCAAGAAGGGTGCCAAGGGAGAAGCACAACGTGGACAGAAACAGGAAAATAAACAGACAGGGGAAGGAACTAGCCGAAAAGTGAACGAAACGAGCCGACAGAATAAAAACAAAAAACAGGGCAATACGCCGAAACAGAATAACCAGAATCACGATAAGAAACGCCAGAACCAGGGCAATGCACAGAACCAGCCGAACCGCGCTGCCAAGAACTCCCAGGGCCAGAACCAGGGCAATCGTCCGCAGAACAGCCATAAAGGCGGCAATAATGCCGGCCAGAATACGCAGGGCCAGCAGGGCGACAGCAAGCGCACGAAATATTTTGGTCATTCCCAGGGCGGCAATGACGGCAATAACCGCAACAACAGCAAGAACAAGCGCGGCGGCCAGAACAACCGCAATAACAACAAGAACAACGGCAGCCGTCCCCATACGCTGTTGTCCAACGTCCTGAACAAGGGCAAACACAATAAGAACAAGCGCAACCAGAAGCATCAGGCACCGGTCGCATCCGAAGCTCCGAAGAAGAAGAATTATCCGACGTCCGTCGAACTGCCGGAAACGATCATCGTCAAGGACTTCGCCGAACGCCTGGGCCGCGATGTGGGCGAAGTCATGAAGAAGCTCCTCATGGGCGGCATCATGGCTACGATCAACCAGGAACTGGACTTCGATACGGCGTCCCTCATTGCCGATGAATTTGGCGTCACCGTCACCAAGGAAGCGCCGCCGGAAGATCCGACGGAAATCGAAGAAATTATCGATCCGCCGGAAACGCTCAAGACCCGTCCGCCTGTCGTCACCATCATGGGCCACGTCGACCACGGCAAGACGAGCCTCCTCGACGCCATCCGCCAGACCAATGTCACCAGCCACGAAGCCGGCGGCATTACCCAGCACATCGGGGCTTATCAGGTCCGCTATGAAGGCAAGAAGATCACCTTCATGGATACGCCGGGCCACGAAGCCTTCACGGCCATGCGTGCCCGCGGCGCCCAGGTCACGGATATTGCCGTCCTCGTCGTCGCTGCCGACGACGGTGTCATGCCGCAGACCATTGAATCCATCAACCATGCCAAATCGGCAGGCGTCCCGATCATCGTCGCCATCAACAAGATCGATAAGGAAAGCGCCAATCCGGAACACGTCATGCAGCAGCTGACGGAATACGGCCTCATCAGTGAAGACTGGGGCGGCGATACCATCATGGTCCCCGTTTCGGCGCACAAGAAGATCGGCCTCGACGACCTCCTGGAAAACATCCTCGTCCTGGCAGAAGTACAGGACCTCAAGGCCAACCCGAACCGTCCGGCTCAGGGCGTCGTCATCGAAGCCAAGCTGGATAAAGGCCGCGGCCCGGTCGCTTCCGTCCTCATTCAGAAGGGGACCCTCCGTGTCGGCGATACGATCATCGTCGGCACCTGCTTCGGCAAGGTCCGCGCCATGAACAACGAACGGGGCGAACGCGTCAAGAAAGCCGAACCGTCCATCCCGGTCGAAATCCTCGGCCTCAACGATGTACCGGAAGCCGGTGACATCCTCAACGTCACCGACGAAAAGACGGCCCGTTCCGTTGCCGAAAAACGTCTGGAAAAGAAACGTTCGTCTGAACTCCACGTCAATGCCAAAGTCACCCTGGATGACCTGTTCAACCAGATCCAGCAGGGCGAACTGAAGGAACTGCCCCTCATCATCAAGGGCGACGTCCAGGGTTCTGTCGAAGCTCTGAGCCAGTCCCTCATGGGCATCAAGAGCGACGAAGTCCGCATTGCCATCGTCCATTCCGGCGTCGGCGCCATCAACGAATCGGATATCATGCTGGCTTCGGCTTCGAACGCCCTCATCATCGGCTTCAACGTCCGCCCCGATGCGGCAGCCCGCAAGATGGCGGAACATGAAAAAGTCGACATGCGCATGTACCGCGTCATTTACGATGCCATCAACGACGTCGAAGCGGCTATCAAAGGGATGCTGGAAAAGAAATATGAAGAAAAGATCGTCGGCCGTGCCGAAGTCCGCAAAGTCATTACGACGCCGAAAGTCATCGTCGGCGGTTCCTATGTCAAGGAAGGCAAGATCACCAGCACGTCCAAGATCCGCCTCATCCGCAACGGTATCGTCGTCCATGAAGGTGAAATCGACGGCCTGCGCCGTTTCAAAGATGATGTCAAGGAAGTCGCAGCCGGTTACGAATGTGGCATTACCCTGGAAAAATATCGCGACATCAAGGAAGGCGACGAAATCGAAGCCTACGAAATGGTCGAAGTCGAACCGGAATAA
- a CDS encoding L7Ae/L30e/S12e/Gadd45 family ribosomal protein — MSDKVLNLLGLACRAGKAVCGDGAAQKTLKRRRVPLLFLASDGGSDNVEKYRRLAERKGITVVDTYTKDELGSAVGKAQTVIILIDDKGFAGAIEKVKRDE; from the coding sequence GTGAGCGACAAGGTCCTGAATCTCCTCGGCCTGGCCTGCCGGGCGGGCAAGGCCGTCTGCGGTGATGGAGCCGCACAGAAGACATTGAAGCGCCGGCGCGTCCCACTCTTATTCCTGGCCTCCGACGGCGGCAGCGATAACGTCGAAAAATATCGCCGCCTGGCGGAGCGGAAAGGGATCACCGTCGTTGATACATATACGAAAGATGAATTAGGCAGTGCCGTCGGCAAAGCCCAGACCGTCATCATCCTCATCGATGACAAGGGCTTCGCCGGGGCCATAGAGAAAGTGAAGCGTGATGAATAG
- the rnpM gene encoding RNase P modulator RnpM: MKTRKTPMRVCAGCQEQKSKKEMIRVVRTPEGTVEIDKTGKKSGRGVYLCPNSECLEKAYKEHRLERSLKTKVSGEIYEQLRKELL; this comes from the coding sequence ATGAAGACCCGAAAGACTCCGATGCGCGTCTGTGCCGGCTGTCAGGAACAGAAGAGCAAGAAGGAAATGATCCGCGTCGTCCGCACGCCGGAAGGGACTGTCGAAATCGACAAGACCGGTAAGAAATCGGGCCGCGGTGTCTACCTTTGCCCGAACAGCGAATGTCTGGAAAAAGCCTACAAAGAGCATCGCCTGGAACGGTCCCTGAAGACCAAAGTGTCCGGCGAAATCTATGAACAGCTGAGAAAGGAACTGCTGTGA
- the nusA gene encoding transcription termination factor NusA, whose translation MNKELLNAIAYLAKEKGVSPDVICDSLEAVLITAYKKEPDANPTAEVELNRSTGDYAIKAAKTVVDEVEDPHTEIALDKARLIDVNYEVGDVVNVDVTPDNFGRIAAQAAKQVMIQRLREAERNIVYDEFSDRTDDIITGIIQRIENRNVYVDLGKAEAILPVSEQIPTETYSVGQRIKCYVVEVRKTTKGAQILVSRTHPGLLKRLFELEVPEIYEGVVELKSVAREPGRRSKIAVYSRDANVDSVGACVGPKGSRVQNIVSELQNEKIDIVKWDEDPAVYIANALSPAQVISVTVDEGEKSSSVVVPDYQLSLAIGKAGQNARLAAKLTNWKIDIKSESQAAELAAQAEVPQDSEPADDLDILSDLAMPAAEEGAADTEGE comes from the coding sequence GTGAATAAAGAATTGCTCAATGCTATTGCTTACTTAGCCAAGGAGAAAGGCGTATCTCCGGATGTCATCTGCGACTCCCTGGAAGCCGTCCTGATTACGGCCTACAAGAAGGAACCCGATGCCAACCCGACGGCTGAAGTCGAATTGAACCGTTCGACGGGCGACTATGCCATCAAGGCTGCCAAGACCGTCGTCGATGAAGTCGAAGATCCCCATACGGAAATCGCCCTCGATAAGGCCCGCCTCATTGATGTCAATTATGAAGTCGGCGACGTCGTCAACGTCGATGTCACGCCGGACAATTTCGGCCGCATCGCCGCCCAGGCTGCCAAACAGGTCATGATCCAGCGCCTGCGCGAAGCCGAACGAAACATCGTCTATGATGAATTTTCGGACCGCACGGACGACATCATCACCGGTATCATCCAGCGCATCGAGAACCGCAACGTCTACGTCGACCTGGGCAAGGCCGAAGCCATCCTGCCGGTATCGGAACAGATCCCGACGGAAACGTACAGCGTCGGCCAGCGCATCAAATGCTATGTCGTCGAAGTCCGCAAGACGACGAAAGGCGCCCAGATCCTCGTATCCCGGACCCATCCGGGCCTGCTGAAGCGCCTCTTTGAACTGGAAGTCCCGGAAATCTACGAAGGCGTCGTCGAACTGAAATCCGTTGCCCGTGAACCGGGCCGCCGTTCCAAGATTGCCGTCTATTCCCGCGATGCCAACGTCGATTCCGTCGGTGCCTGCGTCGGCCCGAAAGGCTCCCGCGTCCAGAACATCGTCTCGGAATTGCAGAATGAAAAGATCGACATCGTCAAATGGGATGAAGACCCGGCGGTCTACATCGCCAACGCCCTCAGCCCGGCGCAGGTCATTTCCGTCACCGTCGATGAAGGCGAAAAATCGTCGAGCGTCGTCGTACCGGATTACCAGCTGTCCCTGGCCATCGGCAAGGCCGGCCAGAATGCCCGCCTGGCCGCGAAGCTGACCAACTGGAAGATCGACATCAAGAGCGAAAGCCAGGCTGCCGAACTGGCTGCCCAGGCAGAGGTTCCGCAGGACAGCGAACCGGCTGATGACCTGGACATCCTCAGCGACCTGGCCATGCCGGCTGCTGAAGAAGGCGCAGCTGATACGGAAGGAGAATAA
- a CDS encoding ribosome maturation factor RimP, which yields MRREHIEDLIAKEVEQIIEGTGLELVDVEYVRERNWYLRVFIDKEGGVDLEDCQAVSEKLSKVLDEKDPISDNYLLEVSSPGLDRILKKDKDFVRYAGRSVDIHFFKAHDGVKDLTAELVGKTDDGQLKVRLDDRDETIDMKDISQVRLHIDF from the coding sequence ATGAGACGTGAACACATTGAAGATTTGATTGCCAAGGAAGTAGAACAGATTATTGAAGGGACCGGTCTGGAACTGGTCGACGTCGAATACGTGCGCGAACGGAACTGGTATCTGCGAGTATTCATTGATAAAGAAGGCGGTGTCGACCTGGAAGACTGCCAGGCTGTCAGTGAGAAGCTGAGCAAGGTCCTCGATGAAAAGGATCCCATCAGTGACAATTATCTCCTGGAAGTATCGTCGCCGGGCCTGGACCGGATCCTCAAGAAGGACAAGGATTTCGTCCGCTATGCCGGCCGGTCCGTCGATATCCATTTCTTTAAAGCACATGACGGCGTCAAGGATTTGACAGCGGAACTCGTCGGAAAGACAGACGATGGCCAGCTCAAAGTCCGCCTGGACGACCGTGATGAAACCATAGACATGAAAGACATATCGCAAGTCCGTCTGCATATTGATTTTTAG